Part of the Choloepus didactylus isolate mChoDid1 chromosome 10, mChoDid1.pri, whole genome shotgun sequence genome is shown below.
GGTGCCCGGGGTCCCAGCGCTCCTCTTGGGGGAGGGGTCCCCCGACTCCGAGTGGTGCTCAGGGGGTGTAGGGGGTCTCGGGCTGCTCTCGGGTGTAGGACACCTGGGTCCAAGCTCTGCTCAGAGGGGTCCCCAGGCTACAGGTGGCTCTCCGGGGTGTGAGGGTGTCGGGCTGCTCTCGGGGTAGAGTACCCGGCCTCGGAGAGCTGCTCTTGGGCAAGGAGGGGTGTCCGCGGGTTCCAGGCGCTGCTCAGGAAGGGGCGCCCAGGTTCTAAGCGCTGCGCGGGGGTGGGGGTCTCGGGGCTGCTCCCGGGTCGGGGATACCGGGCTCCAAGCGCTCCCGCCCGCCCGGGGCCGTCGCCTTCCGAGGTCGCGGCCGGCCTGCGCGCAGGTGCGGGGCCCGCGCGGCCCCCAGGGGCGGCCCCGGCTCTCCAGGACCGCGGGGGTCTTCCGGGCTCGGCCCCGCCGGGCGGCGGCGGCTGGGGGTGCCCCGGCCCGGACGCCCCCAGCTGCCGGGAGGATGCGGCCCGGCGCAGACCACCGGCTGCCGGGAGCCCCGCCGGGACCCTCCGCCCGCGCGACCCCCGCCGGCTCCGTGCGGCCCGCGCCTCGGCGTCCGCGggaaggggcggggcggggcgggcggcGGGCCGCGCCCAGTGCGCTCTGCGCGGGCCCGTCGCGGCGCCGGCGCGCGCTCCCCGCCGTTGCCCGCGGTCCCTCAGAGCCGCCGTCGCCGCCCGGCAGCTCCGGGGCCGCGCCCGCGCCCGCGCCCGCCCGCCCAGCGCCGCCTCGCTGGGCCGCCCGGCCCCGGCCCGCCGCCTCCGGCCTCGGCCCCGCAGCATGAAGCAGCCGCGGCGGCGGGCGACGGCGGCGGCTGTGAGGTGAGGCGGGGCGGCGCTGGCACCAGCGGCCGCGGGCGGGGAGGCGCGGGCGGGCAGGTGGCCGCGCAGGTGGCCGCGCAGGTTGGCCGCGCAGGTGGGTCGGCGCGCGCGGCCTCCTCCTGCCCCCGGGCCCGCGGGGCGGGCGGCGCGGCGGCCGGGCCTTTGTTGCGGCCGCGGGCCGGGGAGCGGAGGCCGCGCGCGCCGCAGCCGGGCCCTTTTTGTCTGCAGATGGTGGACGCCGGGGGCCGCGCGGCGGGAGAGGGCGCCTGGAGGAAGATGGAGGCCCCGCCGGACGGCGCCGTGGACATCGTGCCCCTGGATCGCTACGACTCGGCCCGGGCCAAGATCGCCGCCAACCTGCAGTGGATCTGCGCCAAGGCTTACGGCCTAGGTGGGCCGCCGAGGCGGGCGGGGGCCGGGCGGGGCGGGCCTTTGTGCCGGGTCCGAGCGCCCCGTCGGGGGATGACGGGCTCCTGCCGGGCTGACCGACACCCACCCGGGATGACGGGCGCCGTCGGGTCCTGGAGGCGACCGGCGTAGCCCTGGCAGGTGCGAGTCCTGTCACCCCCGCAGCAGCTCGTGCGGACACCTGGGTGCCGGTGGGGAGAGCAGCGTGGGGCCGAGCTCTGCTCTCCGGCCCGCTCCAGCCTCCAGCAGGTGCGCTCCCGCTGCGGGGGTGCCCTGGAGCCTTCCTTAGCTGCCAAGGGAGGGTGGCTGCTTTCGTCGGAGGTGCAGGGCAGCCGACGTCGGGTGCCTTCATGACTGCGGTCTAGAAGCTTCCCTGATTTGCACGGGAGCGGGCTGGAGGGTGAGGCTTGTTTTAAGGCATGCATCAGTCATGGAACCTGGGTGAGGAGCCATTTGCTTAGGGATTTTGGTACTTAGGAAACATCAGCTGTGAATCTCCCGACTAGAAATTACATTCTAAACGGATTGTGCCTGCCCATGATGGGTGTCTTTGGCTG
Proteins encoded:
- the LOC119545392 gene encoding translation initiation factor IF-2-like; amino-acid sequence: MLRGRGRRRRAGAGRPSEAALGGRARARARPRSCRAATAALRDRGQRRGARAGAATGPRRAHWARPAARPAPPLPADAEARAARSRRGSRGRRVPAGLPAAGGLRRAASSRQLGASGPGHPQPPPPGGAEPGRPPRSWRAGAAPGGRAGPAPARRPAATSEGDGPGRAGALGARYPRPGSSPETPTPAQRLEPGRPFLSSAWNPRTPLLAQEQLSEAGYSTPRAARHPHTPESHL